From Deferrisoma camini S3R1, the proteins below share one genomic window:
- a CDS encoding class II fumarate hydratase — protein sequence MPDRIEHDTMGEVRVPQDAPWGAQTQRALENGIPVGRVPWAVIEALVRIKRAAARVNRELGLIPAEVADAVVEAAEGVLARRDEGAFPLSPFQTGSGTSTNMNVNEVLARRASARLGGRPVHPNDHVNRCQSSNDVFPTAIHVAALGGVEQGLLPAAGELARALGAKARALRTVVKLGRTHLMDALPVTLGQEFGGYARQVRSAAARIRAAAKGLAEVPLGGTAVGTGVNAHPEFAPRVLRLLSAETGLDLRRARDPFEAQGARDACVAVSGALRGLAVALTKVANDLRWMASGPRGGLGEIRLPALQPGSSIMPGKVNPVVPEAVIQAAAQVLGNDLAVAQGGMGGAFELNLMMPLIARNLLESISLLAEACRLLARRCVVGIEADRDRCRALAEASPALVTPLAEVVGYEAAARVVHEALARGVSLARAAADLGLGDEGELRRLLDPERLARPRR from the coding sequence ATGCCGGACCGGATCGAGCACGACACAATGGGCGAGGTGCGGGTTCCTCAGGACGCCCCGTGGGGGGCCCAGACCCAGCGGGCCCTCGAGAACGGGATCCCGGTGGGCCGGGTTCCCTGGGCTGTGATCGAGGCCCTCGTGCGGATCAAGCGGGCCGCGGCCCGGGTGAACCGGGAGCTCGGGCTGATTCCGGCGGAGGTGGCCGATGCCGTCGTGGAGGCGGCCGAGGGGGTGCTGGCCCGCCGGGACGAGGGGGCGTTCCCCTTGAGCCCGTTCCAGACCGGGTCCGGCACCTCCACCAATATGAACGTGAACGAGGTGCTGGCCCGCCGGGCGTCGGCCCGGTTGGGCGGCCGGCCGGTCCACCCCAACGACCACGTGAACCGGTGCCAGTCGTCCAACGACGTGTTTCCCACCGCCATCCACGTGGCGGCCCTCGGCGGGGTGGAGCAGGGCCTCCTGCCGGCCGCCGGGGAGCTGGCCCGGGCCCTGGGGGCCAAGGCCCGGGCGCTGCGCACGGTGGTGAAGCTGGGCCGGACCCACCTCATGGACGCCCTGCCGGTGACCCTGGGCCAGGAGTTCGGCGGGTACGCCCGCCAGGTCCGGTCGGCCGCGGCCCGGATCCGGGCCGCGGCCAAGGGGCTGGCGGAGGTGCCGTTGGGCGGCACGGCGGTGGGCACGGGGGTGAACGCCCACCCCGAGTTCGCGCCGCGGGTGCTGCGCCTCTTGTCGGCGGAGACCGGTCTCGACCTGCGGCGCGCTCGGGACCCGTTCGAGGCCCAGGGGGCGAGGGACGCCTGTGTGGCCGTGAGCGGGGCGCTGCGGGGGCTGGCCGTGGCCCTGACCAAGGTCGCGAACGATCTTCGGTGGATGGCCTCGGGCCCCCGGGGCGGGTTGGGGGAGATCCGGCTCCCGGCGCTCCAGCCGGGCTCGTCCATCATGCCGGGCAAGGTGAACCCGGTGGTGCCCGAGGCGGTGATCCAGGCCGCGGCCCAGGTGCTGGGCAACGACCTGGCCGTGGCCCAGGGGGGCATGGGCGGGGCGTTCGAGCTGAACCTCATGATGCCCCTGATCGCCCGGAACCTGCTGGAGTCGATCTCCCTCCTGGCGGAGGCGTGCCGACTGCTGGCCCGGCGGTGCGTGGTCGGGATCGAGGCGGACCGGGACCGGTGCCGGGCCCTGGCCGAGGCGAGCCCGGCCCTGGTGACCCCCCTGGCCGAGGTGGTGGGGTACGAGGCCGCGGCCCGGGTGGTCCACGAGGCCCTGGCCCGGGGGGTGTCGCTGGCCCGCGCCGCGGCAGACCTGGGGCTGGGGGACGAAGGGGAGCTGCGCCGGCTGCTGGACCCGGAGCGGTTGGCCCGGCCCCGACGTTGA